The following nucleotide sequence is from Streptomyces brevispora.
TGGGCCACATGTTGGCACAGGAGTACGAGCCATATACATGCAAGGGCCATACGAGTGGGATCTCCTGTTACCCGCCTCCGACCATGCCGTCACATTTCACCGACACGCCCGACGCGCAGGGGAGGCAATGGGTGGTTAACGTAAGAAAACGGACCACCGTCGCATGACGGGTACCGAGTGGATCAAGTGAGGAGAGGACCGGCCATGGCCGCAGAATCAGAGGGCACACCCTGCTGGGCCGATGCGACGTTCGGTGACTTCCCGGCGGCGAAGCGCTTCTACGGTGAGCTCCTGGGCTGGACCTACGGTGACGCGCGGCCCGAGTTCGGCAACTACACCCAGGCCTACGTGGACGGCAAGGCGGTCGCCGCCCTGATGCCTCCCGTGCCCGGCCATGACCTGCCGGCCGCCTGGACGCTGTACCTCGCGTCGCCGGACGCCGCGGCCACCGCCGCGAAGATCCGCGAGCACGGCGGCGAGGTGCTGGTGGGGCCCATGCGGGTCGGGGAGTTCGGCACGATGGTGCTGGCCCGCGACCCGGGCGGGACGGCCTTCGGGGTGTGGCAGGCGGGCAGCCACGAGGGGTTCGGTGCGCGCGCGGTGCCCGGTGCCTACACCTGGGCCGAGGTCTTCACCCGGGAGCCGGAGAAGGCGGACACCTTCTTCCGCGCCGTCTTCGGGTACGGGGTGAAGCGCATGGAGGACGACGCGATCGACTTCACGCTCTACGACCTGGGCGCGGACCCCGTGCTCGGCAGGATGAAGATGACGGAGGACTTCCCGCCCGAGGTGCCCCCGTATCTGAACTTGTACTTCACGGTCGCGGACTGCGACGCGGCGGTGGAGAAGGCGCAGGAACTCGGGGCGCAGCTCCGGTTCGGCCCGCTGACGATCCCGTTCGGCCGGTTCGCCTCCCTGACCGACCCGCAGGGCGCGCCGTTCTCACTGATCGACAACAAGACGACCGGGGGCGAGCTGCCGAAGATCTCGGATGTCTCCTGACGGGACGGCACCCCCTACGCTTCTGGATGGCGTGCGTCGTACCGCGCGAACCTGGGCCACCGCAGCGCCAGCAGCCCCACGGCGACCACGCACGCGATCCCTCCCCCGGTCACCGCGAGGCCCGGGGAGGCGAGGTCGGCGACGGATCCTGCCAGGAAGTCTCCGAGGCGTGGGCCACCCGCCACCACCACGACGAACACGCCCTGGAGCCGTCCTCGCATCTCGTCCGGCACGGCGGCCTGGAGCATGGTGTTGCGGAAGACCATGGACGTGGTGTCGGCCGCCCCGGCGAGCGCCAGGAAGATCAGCCCGAGCCAGAGCTGCCGGGTCAGCCCGAAGACGGCCACGGCGGTGCCCCAGCTCGCGACCGCGAGAAGCACGGCCAGCCCGTGCCGCCGGATCCGCCCCAGCCAGCCGGAGAACACCCCGCCCAGCAGCGCCCCCAGCGCGGGGGCGGCGACCAGCAGTCCGGTGGTCTTCGCGTCGCCCCCGTACCAGAGGACGGCGACGACGGGGAACAGTGCGCGGGGATTGGCCAGCACCATGGCGCACATGTCGGTGAAGAACGTCATCCGCAGATTGGGCCGGGTCCCGAGGAACCGCAGCCCGTCCATGACCGACGGCCGCTTCCCGGCCGCGGCGCTCTCCGCCCCCCGCTCGGGCAGCATCGCGGGCAGCCGCCACATCGCGTACAGCGAGGCCGTGAAGGTGACGGCGTCGATGCCGTACGCCGCCCGGTACCCCCACCAGCCGACGATGAGGCCCCCGAGCATCGGTCCGACGAGCGCGCCCGTGGTGCTGGTCATGGAGTTCAGCGCGTTTGCGGCGGGGAGTTGCTCGGCCGGCAGCAGCCGGGCGATCATCGAGCTGCGGGCCGGTGAGTTGAGCGCGAAGCAGACGGCCTGGAGCGCCACGACCGCGTACAGCGGCCCCACCCGCTCCACCCCGGCGACGGTGACCGCCACCAGCCCGACGGAGAGCACGAACGACCCGAAGGCACTGACCAGTCCCAGCTTGCGCCGGTCGACGGTGTCGGCGATGGCACCGCCGTACAGTCCGAAGACGACCAGCGGCACGAGCGAGCAGAATCCGATGAGCCCGACGGAGAAGGCGGAGCCGGTGAGTTCGTACACCTGGAGCGAGACGGCGAGCGCCGTCATTCCCTGTCCGACCCAGGAGACCGTGTTCCCGAACCAGAGCCGCCGGTAGTCGGGCGAGGTCCGCAGCGGGGTCAGGTCGGCGAATATGCGGGATCGAGGAACGGGCTCATCGGCCTCGTCCGTCGTTTCGGTCAGGGATTCGGTCACGGAGAATGGTAACGACGGGCCGGAAGCGCCAGCCGTCGGGAGCCTTCCCTACGGCCTGCGGTTCCGGCGCCTCGGAGACCGACGTCGCGGCTGTTGATGCCGGCCAGGGTCTCCCGGCGGACCAGCGGCCGTGCGCCGCCGTCGTGGACGGCCACCACCGGCGGGGTGCCGCCCCGGCACCCCGCCCGTCGTATCACTCCTCGTCGCGCAGACGGGCCGCCAAGGAGATCAGCGGCGCGGCCTCCTCGGCGTGGCCCAGGGCGGTCAGGCGGGAGATCGCCGCGTCGAGCCGGGTGAGGGCGGGGGCCGTGCGTTCCAGGTAGATGCCCTCCACGGCGCCCGCGAGACGGGCGCACTCGGCCCACTCGCCCGCGTCGTCCCCGGCCGCTGTCGGCTCGCCGATCAGGACGAGGGCCTTCTCCAGGGCGGCCAGGGCGTCCTCGTACTCACCGGCGTAGGCGTTGACCCGCCCGTGTTCGTAGGCCAGGGCGGAGTCCAGGGAACGGCCGAAGGCCTCGTACTCGGCGGCGCGGGCCTCGTCGGCGATCCGGCCGGCGCGGGCAAGGTGGGCGAGCGCGTCGGCCAGGCCGTCGGGGCCCTGCTGCTGGGCCTGAAGGCGGGCGATTTCGCGCAGGCAGTTGCTGAGCTGCTCATAGCGCGGGGCCTTGGCATGGGCGGCGAGCGCCTGGTCCGCGACCTCGTGGGCCCGGCCGAACTCGCCGGACTCGGCGAGGAGTACGGCCGTCTCCGAGGCGATCAGGGCGTGGCTCCCCGGGTCGTCGGCCCAGTCGGCCGACTGGGCCGCGAGGGCGACCAGCTCCGCCGTGGCGGCCTTGAGGTCCTCCCCCGCGTGCAGCGCGCGGGCGCGGGTCAGGCGCAGCTGTGCCACGAGCCGGTCGTCGAGCTCTCCGGCGGCGACGTCCGGTTCGGCCAGGAGGGAGTCGAGCAGGGCGATGCAGTCCTCGACGCGGCCCAGGTCGAGGCTGAGCTGCGCCGCGTTGCTGTAGGCGCAGAACGCGTCGGTCCGGTTGCCCCGGCGCAGTTCCAGCTCCGCCGAGCGCGTCAGGTGCCGCAGTGCCTCGTCGGGGCGTTCGAGGTGCATGCATGCCTCGGCCTGATCACCGTGGAGACGGGCGTCGTCGGACACCACGGCCGGCCAGTCGGCGGCCAGTCGCAGAGCCTCGGCCAGGTCCTCGTGCGCCGCCTGCGCGTCCTTGAGGCCGAGCCGGAGCCGGCCACGCAGTCCGAGGGTGCGGGGCAGATGCCAGGCGGGGCCGTGCGTCTTGAGCCGGTCGAGGAGGGTGTCGAGTTCGGTGACCGCGGCGGGCAGGTCGCCGGAGAGCGCGTGCGCGCCGGCCCGCAGCAGCGCGGCGCCGGAGATCTGTGCGCCGATGCCGTGCCGGGTGGCGAACTCGTGCAGCAGGTCCACCTCGGCGAAAGCCGGCGCGATGTGTTCCTCGCTCCCCGACGTCTGCAGGCGCAGGCCGAGCGTGGTCGCCCGCATCCGCAGCAGGCGGGCCTCCTGGTACGGGGCGAGATCAGGTGCCTCCTCGTGCAGGCGGACCATGGAGGCGTGGGCGGCGGTCAGCGCGGCGGCCTTCGCCCCGGCTCCGCCGTCACCCTCCGCGGAAGTCTCGGCAGGAGCTTCAGTGGAGGTCTCGGTGGGGGTCTCGGCAGGAGTTCCGGTGGGAGTCCCGACAGCGGTCTCGGCAGGAGTCCCGGAGGCAGCCCCGGCAGCGGTCTCGGTGGGGATTTCGGCGGTGGCGAGCAGCGCGCAGGCGCGGGCGTGCGCCGCGTGGCCGGGCTCCCCGGCGTCGTCGTACAGGCCCGCGGTCTCCTCGTGGAGGGCGGCGGCGTCGGCGAACTCGCGCTTCTCGCCGGCCCGGACCGCCTCGTCGAACAGCAGATCCGCGCGCAGTCGCACGAGCGGGCCCACGGCCGGGTCGTCGGGGTGGGAGTAGTCGCGGGCGGTGACGAGCGGGCGCAGCTTCGCCCAGCACGCCTGTGCGTCCGGGTGCCCCTGCTCGTCCAGTGCCCGTGCCTGGCGGATGAGTTCGGGCAGCGACTCCGGGAGCGCGGCGGCCGTGCGGGCGGCGGGCGCGGCAACCGGGACGGCCGGGCTCACGTCGTCGAGGCTGCGGGTGCGCAGCGTCAGGTCCAGCGCGTCCAGGAGCGGGGCGCGGCCGAGGCGGATCGCGCGGCGTTCGGTGTGGGCCTCGGTTCCGTTTCGGGCGTCGAAGCGGGCGGCGAGGTCGTCGGCGCGACCCCGCACCTCGGCGCGCAGGCCGGCCACCGTCCAGGTGCGGCCCGGGTATCCGGCGGCGGGCAGTTCGCCGTGGCCGAGGAGTTCGACTCGCTGGAGGAGGACCTCCACGCCGGTGAGGAAGTCGAACAGGTCCAGCGGTGAGTCCACCTCGTCGAACAGGTTCCGGTTCTCGGCGAGCAGCTCCAGGCCGCGTGCCTCGTTGCCGGTCAGCGCGCAGAACTCCAGGTGCCGGCCGACCTCTCCGGACATCGAGGGGTTGCGGCGGCAGCCGCGGTAGCCGACGAGGTGCAGTTCGCGGGCCCGGTCGATGCGGCCGGTGCGCAGCAGGGGCAACAACGCGTACGAGACGGAGCGGGCCGGTTCCTCCAGGCAGGACCCCTTCCCGTCCAGGACGGGCTCCCAGACGGCCAGCGCCCGTTCGTCGTCACCCGCCGTGAGGTGGTGGAGGGCGAACTCGCAGATCTCGCAGGCCTCGCAGTCGCTGAGCTGGGTCCGGGGGCGGGCCGCCCACAACTCGTAGGCGAGGGCGGTGCCCTCGCCCATGTGGGCGGCGAGCTGGTAGGCCTGTCCGTAGTAGGGCTGGAGGCCCAGGCCGGCCTTCGCGTACCGGTCGCGCATCTCCGTCAGCCACTGGCGCAGGCCGGCCAACGGCATCTCGGGCAGCGCGTGCAGGGCGTTGGCCACCCACTTGAACCGCCAGAACAGCGTGTGCCGCCGACGCTCGTCGAAGGCGTCGGGCTGCTCGTCGAACATGGTGAGCAGGCGCGCGAAGACGACGGGCGACTTGCGAGGTTCGGAGCCGTAGGTGTACGCCTCCTGAAGCTCGAAGAGCGCGTGGACGAGGGGAACGGGCTCCGCGAACTGCTCGGCGGCGTCCACGAGCTCCTCGGCGGTGACCGTGCGGGTACGGCCGTAGGGGCGCCGGTCGTTCTCCTGGAGCGCCCGGTACAGCTCGTCGGTGTTCTGGGGTGCGGTCGGCATCGTCAGCTGTCCTTGCGGAGGGCGTGGGCGAGGAGATCGAGGAAGGAGCGGTTGATGAGGCTCGATTCGGCGGGCCTGAGCGGGCGCCTGGACAGCAGCGCGGCCTGCCCGTACAGGGCTTCGGCGCTGGTGCGGGCCAGCTCGGGTTCGTCGATGGCGACGGCGGTGCGGACCAGCGGGTTGAGCTGGTTGAGGATCAGTTGCGCCCGCGGGGCCTCCTGGCGCAGGGCGCCGAGGATGTCGCCCCACAGTCCGCCCTCCTGCTCGCGGGCGAGCTGGGAGCGGGTGCGCTCGTGCCGGGCCTCGCGGCTGTCGACGAGGAGGGCGGGGGCGGAGGCGGGCTGGAAGGTGCGCAGCGCGACGTCGCAGTCGAAGACGGCAAGGGCGTCGCGGGCCCGGGCGAGGTAGGCCGTGGCGGCCAGTTCCGTCTCACGGTCGACGGGGTCGAGGTGGGCGGTGAGGGTCGCCGGGTCGAGGTCGGCGACGCTGACCTCGGACCTGATCTCGGGCAGCCGGTGGACCAGTTCGCGGTCGTAGGTGTAGCCGCCGTTGACGACGCCGAGCCCGGCGGCCGAGGCGATCGCCGCGACCTGCCGGAACTCCTCCACGCTCGACGTCACGAGCACGGTGCGGTGGGTGCGCGCGAACTCGTCGAGGGTGGTGTGCCCGTCGGTGGTCTCGAACGGCAGCCAGGGCAGCAGCATGCGCAGGATCTCGTCGTCGTGCACCGCGAGCGACTTCACCGCCAGGTGGTGGGCCTGGAGGAAGCGGGCGAGCAGGTCCGGATCGCTGGCGGCGGCCCGGGCAATCCACGCGCGTAGCCGCTCGGCGAGGGCGTCGCGAACGGCGGCGAGCGTGTCGTCCTCGTACAGGGCCTCGCGGGACGCCGTCGGGCGCAGGCTCTCGGCGTCGACGACGCAGCGGACGAAGAACGCCCACTCGGGCAGGATCTCCTCGGCCCGCTCGGACAGCAGCATGCCCTTGACGTGCACGCGGTGGCCGTGGCGGCGGCCGGCCGGCACCGCCTCGGGCAGCACGCACGCGATGCCCTTCAGTCCCACGGCGGGCAGGTCCAGCTCGATGGTGTCCAGCGGCTTGAACCCGAAGACGCCCTCGCCGTACGCGGCCAGCGCGCGGGAACGGGCTCCCGGAGTGGGGTACGTACGCGCCCAGGGCGCGGACTCGGGGTTGACGGATGCGCCGGGGCCGCCTGTGCCCGCTGCACCGCCGGGGCCGCCTGCACCACCTGCACCGCCTGTGCCGTCGTCAAAGGTCACCGGGTGGCGCAGCAGGGAGCCGAAGTGCCGGGCCAGCGCGTGCACCTGTGCCGGCCGGGTCCACTCGCCCGTGTCGGCGCGCGGCGTCAGCGTGACGGTGGTGCCCGGCCGGGGGCGGGCGGAGGCGGGCAGGGTGCGGACGGTGTAGCTGCCGTCGCCGCGTCCCCGCCACTCCACGGCGCGTGCGTCGGGGGTGCGGGCGGAGCGGCTCAGGACGTGGATCTCGTCCGCGACGAGGAAGCAGGAGAGCAGACCGATGCCGAACTGGCCGATGAAGTCGCCGCGTTGCTCGGCGATCCTGTCGGCGCGCTTGCTGCTGCGGCCGATCGTGGCGAGGAAGGTGTGCACGTCGGCCTCGGTGAGACCGACGCCGTCGTCCTCGACGCGCACCACCGAACCGTCGGCGTACAGGCGGATGCCGAAGACGTCGGCGGGGGCGCCCGGTTCGAGGCCGCGCCGGGCGGTCAGCGCGTCCACCGCGTTCTGCAGGAGTTCACGCAGGTAGACGCGGGGGCTGGAGTAGAGGTGGTGGGAGAGGAGATCGACCAGGCCGCGCAGATCCACCTGGAAGGTGCGATCGGCGTCGGCCGGGGTCGCTGCGGCGTCGGGCAGAGTCATCGGGCAGTCCGAGGTGAGAGGGGAGACAGGGTGACGGGAGGGACCGGGACCGGCGTGCGCTCAGGAACTGCGCTGCCACCGGGCGAACTGCTTCTCGGGATGCGCGAGATAGGTCCACGGATAGCCGGTGTAGGCGCCGTCGAGCGCCTGGAAGACGCGCCGGACGGTGTGGCGCTCACCAGCCAGCGACAGGGCCATGGCGAACGTGTTGAAGTCCTGCTGCCATCCCGGACGCCGCATGTACGCGGGGTGGAGGATGCTGTGATCGGCCGCGTTCCGCAACTCCGCCTGGATCGCGGGAGTTTCGAGCGAGTCCATCCGGTCCGTCTCGACCCAGTCCTCGATGTGCGCGATGGCGATCACACAGCCGAGCCGGTGCCCCTGCGGGGCGCGGGCGAACGCGTCGCGGGCGAACGCCATGGCCTGGCCCGGCTCGCCGCCCCAACGGGGCTGCAACTGCGCCACCCAGTCGCCGTGGACCCCCAGGTCCAGCGGGTCTCTGCGCAGGGCTGCGTCGCGCCGGGTCTCGTTGATGGCGTTGCCCAGCGACATGCCGCGGCCGGAGGTGAGGAGTTGGCGCCACGGCGTGACCCATTCCGGCCGCAGCTCGGCGGCCTCGAACAGCTGCTCCTCGGCGATGTGGAGCCGCTCGTGGAAGACCCGCCACTGCTCCTGCGTGACGTTCACGGCACGCTCGGCCGTGCGCGCCTCCCAGCCCCAGTTGATGTGGCGGGCCCCGGATATCAGCAGGGCCGTCGCCCGGTGCTCCTCGTCCTCCGCGACGGCCCGGCCGATCCAGTCCTGCACTCCGTCCAGGTCGGCCAGTTGACCGAGGACCTGGTGGTCGCGGCCGAGATCGAAGGGGACCAGCGCCGCCTTGACCGCCGCCCAGTCCCCCGCGTCGGCCGCCTCCACCAGCGCGAGCACCCGCACGTCCCCGAGCGCGCGCAGCGTGTACATCCCGTTCTTCCGCCTGCGCGGGACGGGAAGTGCGTACGGATCCGCCGCCGGCCTCTCCCCACTCCTGCCGAGCAACTTGCCGAACATCCCGAGCCCTCCCCTGGTCCCGCGCGATCATCGGATGCAGCATAAGCGGGCCCACCGACATCGCCTCCACAGGGCGTTCACGAGTGCTTCACCGGCCTGGTCCCGGTTCCGGACTCGGCCCCGATCCCGATGCCGATCCCGATCCCGGCGAGGAAAGACTGCACCTACCCGTTCCCGTGCAAATGGTCCGGGAGCCGTCTCCGTGTGCGGGTGAGGTCGCAAGTGGTTACGGATAGTCAAAAATTGGGCCCCGCACGGGTGACGCGCGCCGGAGTCGACCGCATGGTTGTCAGTGGGCCCTGCTTGACTGTGGCCATCGAACCCGGGGAGCGAGTTGTGCCGACTGTGATCCATAGGACGCGCAGCGAGCTTGAGGCCCAGCGCGAGCGGCTGTTGGCCCGGCGTGAACATGAGCTACGAAGAGCTCGCGGAACGCGCCGCCACGTACAGCCTCAGCATGGACGAGCTGGACGTATGGCACACCATTGAAGGTGTCGACTACCTCCTCGATGGTGACAGCTGAAGAAGCCAAGGCCCTTGATGCGTTGGCAGCAGGTTTCGCCGACCAACTGACGAACTTGACGCGGGGTGTCCTCGGCGAGGACACCCCGCGTTTTCATGCCATCCGGCCCGTGTGCGTCGATCCCCCGCGCTCAAGTCATCAAGACCTCGCCCGATTGCACCGCACCGGCCAGCCCCGCACCTCGGCGCCTGTCAACGACCACGCATTTCCATCAGCCGATAATCGCGACCGGGGCGTCCCACGCGTTGCGGTCAACGTTGATCGTGTAACCTCCGCGGGTTTCCTTGCTGTTGACCATGTACTGGTAGCCGCGGCTGTGGTCGGTGTACTGGGTGGGATTCCACGGCCAGTCCGTGGTGGTCGTGTTCTTCTTGTCCCACAGCGCGTACCAGAGGTTGCCCGGCAGGTCCGTCTTGTTCGTAGCGGTGGCGACGGCCTTGGCACTGGAACTGCTGAAACCGTACAACCCGCCCCGGTAAGTCGCGTTGCGCAGCGTTTTGGTGAAGGAGCGCACGTAGGTGAGGGTGGCCTCATTGCACGCCTTATCAGTGATGTCGTACGACTCCATGTTCAGGTAGATCGGGCTGCCGGCTTTCATCCCGAGCGCTGACGCCTTGGCCACCGCGTCCTTGGCGTTGTCGGCGCCCACGGAGGCAGCCGTGGAGGGGGTGAACCTCTCCGGGTTCGTGCTCTTCTGGCAGGGCGGCTGCGCGCCGACATAGAGCGGGATGAGCTTCCAGCCGGTAGCGTTGACCGACTTCACCCAGGAGTTGGTCAGGTTGGGCTGGGCGCAGCCACGGTTCTTTCCGCCGATGTAGACAGCGGCAGCGCCGTAGAACCCCGTGTGCCACGCCTTCATCGCACTGAGCGAGGGTGCGGTGCACGCGTCGAACGCCCGACCGGTGTACGTCTTCTGTGCAGGCCACGCGGTAGCGGCCATGGATGTCTGTGCCGCGATTCCGGCACCCGCGACCACCACGACCCCTGTGGTCGCCCACGCAATGTAACGGCTCAGCGACGCGAGGGTGGGCCGGTCCAGGAAACCCGCCCAAGCCCGCTGCCAGAGGGGGCGGGCCCGCTGCCGCGCAGCGCCGGCAGTGCGGTGCCCTCGTCCGGCACGGTGGCCCAGCCGAGCCGACTGCCGCCGCCGCACAGTTTCGCCAGCGAGGTCGTGCCCCAGCAGCCGGGCGGCAGCTCCTCCGGCGGCGCGTACCACCGGTAGACCTGATTGACGACCACCTGGTGTCCCGCACGGGCCAGTTCCGCCAGAGCGGCCCGCCCGGCGGTGTCGAGCGAGCGCCCGTCGGGGTTGCGGTACGGGCTGGTCACCCAGACCGTGACCGGCTCGGGGCAGTCCCTTGCGGCGCCGGGCAGTTCCTCCCAGGGCAGCGCGCGCACGGTGGCCGGCCCCGCGAGCACCTGCCCGATGTCGGCGAAGCCTGGCCGCTCCACCAGCGCCGTGCGGGTGCGTCCCGCCCAGCTTCCGGCGAACTGGCGCACCCCGCCGGTGACCACCGTCCGCCCCGGTGGCGCGCCGAACAGGCCGGCCAGCCGTTCCAACAGCTCCGGGTCGCCCTCGGCCGGCGGAGTGGCCCAGCAGTCGGCCCGGTCCAGTGCCCGGTCGTGCGCCGCGCCGAAGCGGCGCACGAGGGCGTGCGGCCAGGGCCGCGGCGGGCCGGTGAGATCCAGGGTCATCCCCGGGCCGCTGAGACCGCGCGGGCACCGGCGATCAGCTCGGGGGCCAGCTGGTAGTCGACCGTGGCCAGGAAGGTCTCGTCCTCGATCAGGACGTACTGCCCGGACGGGGTGTCGAGCCGCTGGATGCCCCGGTCCACCCTGAGCGCCTTGGGACAGCCGGGCGTGGCGGGGTACGTCGGGACCGGTTCGCCCGCGAGGAGATCCTCGGCGATGTCCACCGGCACCAGCCGTACGCAGGTCCAAGGGGTTCAGCCCGAACGGCTCGGCGGCCTCCTGGCCGGCCCGCAGGTCCACGGCCAGCGACAGCCGGTCGCGGTAGTAGCCGTACGCGTCGGCCGCCACCCGCACCGCGGGGACGAGTCCGCCGCGCTGCCACCCGGCCTCGAACGCGTGGACCGTGGTGCCCAGGCAACGCCGCTCCCAGTGCGGCTCGCGCGGGTCCGGGGCCGGCTCCAGGGTGCGTACGCGGGGCAGGGCGCGCAGCCGTTCCTCCTGCGCCGCGGTGAGTGCGGTGCCGGCCCGCAGCTCGTCCACGATGAAGCCGAGGAAGCCCACGAGGCCGGCCTGCCGCAGGCGCGCCGCGAAGCGCGGAACGTCGAACTCCGGCAGCGAGAGCGCCATCAGGAGGTCGTTGGTATGGAGCGCTACGGCTCCCCATCCGCCCTGCGCAAGGCCGGCCGCCGCAGACTCGTGGAGCTGATCCGCCCGAAGGCCCCCCGCATGGCAGCCCGGCTGATCGTCGGCGACGGCACCAACTTCCCCACCGCCGCCCACCTACCCGGTCCTGACGTCGATGCCCGGCGTCGGCGTCAGGACCGCCGCCGTCGCCTCCTACGCCGGCCTCGCCCCCACCACGAGGTCCCCGGGCACCTCCATCCACGGCGAGCAAGCACCCCGAGGCGGCAACCGGCAGCTCAAACGCGCCATGTTCCTCTCCGCCTTCGCCTGCATGAACGCCGATCCCGCCTCCCGCGCCTACTACGACAGGCAACGCGCCCGCGGCAAAACCCACACTCAAGCCCTCCTCCGCCTCGCCCGCCAACGCATCAGCGTCCTGTTCGCCATGCTCCGAGACGGCACCTTCTACGAACCCCGCACACCTGCGGACGTCGAACTCGCCGCATGACCTCAGCAACCAGCACCGGACCACTCGGCAGCTCATCGCGCACAAGACACGTGCGGAAGGGGCGATATCGCATCGATGCGGGGGGGCGGGCAAAGCGCGGCGCCTTCCTGAACGGCCGGGGGACCGTTCCACGACGCTCCCACGGTGGCGTCGCTACAAAACCCCAGGTCAAAACCGTTCAGAGCTCATCTTCAACGTGCCAAGACCCCCGTTCGCCACACCCCCGTGAGGCGAACGCCACACGCGAAACGCCTCCGCGAAACGCGTTTCTCCAGGTCAGAACGATTCTTCCTGGGGATGCTGGGTGGGGCGGGTGGGACTCGAACCTATCCCGGTGATGCGTCTCACCTGCGGTTCACCGACAGAGCGGACAAACACCCCCGTCTCGATCCGGCTGCGTCCCACTCGCTCCTTCACGATCCCAAGCGGTTAGGCGTTCGCCACACCGCTCACCCGCCCGGCTTCCCCAGGCAACCACGTCATCCCAGCGAACAGCTCCGCGGGGCCACACGTGAACACCAGCGCGGCCCGGCCGCACCAAGCCGAACGGGAGCACACGCCCACCCAGGCGCGCTTTCCGCCTCGTTCGTTTCCTCGTTGGCTGCGGTCGGGGCGCAACGACGGCCCAGCAAGGCGCTTCCCCACGATCACCAGGCCGATGGCGACGACCTCGGCGGCCTGGTAGTAGCCGGTCGTCAGGCGGTGTCGAGAGACGCACCGCTCGGCCGCTTCGCCGCGGTTGCGCCACAGGTTGAACCGGTCGGCGACCTGGACGGCGGTGGGCGCCCCGATGCCGGCCCCTTCAGCGAAGAACGGAGCGCGGTCGCAGCAGGACGACCTCGACTCCCGGGCGGTCAGGCTCGTGCGTCCCGTTGCTGCACTTCCTTGAGGACCGCCGCCACCGTGGCGAAGTCGTTGTCCACGTGGAGCACCGTGTGACCGTGGTGGACCGCTGTCGCACACACCAAGAGGTCGATGGCTCCGGCGGCGCGGTGCTGCGCTCGCTGGGTGAGCTTGTACTGCGCGGTTTCGACCCAGCGCCACGCGTTCTTGGGAACCGGCGAGAGATGGCAGAGATCATCCATCTCTTCGGCCAACTCGTCCCGATGGGCCGGACTTGTGGCCGAGTAGAGGAACTCCGCCCTCGTAGGCTCGCAGATATGGAACACGCCGGCAGCGATGTGCCCTTCCCAGGACCGCAACGCCCCCGGCGTACGGAAGAGGTACCACAGGGCGGACGTGTCGAGGAGGTACGTGATCACTCGAAGGCTGCCCGCCGGGCGCGCTTGGCCGCTGCATGAGCCGTAGCCGCAGCCTCGAACTCGCCCCGCTCACCCCGCGCAGCCAGCTTCTCGGCAGCCTCCAGCCGCTTGATGCGCGCCACATAGTCCCGCAGAGCCCCGTTGACCGTCTCCTTCTTCGTCGAAACACCCATGAGCCGCATCGCCTCGGCCAACGCCTCATCATCGAGATCGACCTGGGTCACAGACATACCAGCCACCCCTCACCACGAGTCCGCGATGTACATAACCATGATACGTCACCAACATTCGCGGCGGCAGTTCATTAAGCACGAGGCAGACCAGGTGCGGAGGGGGCGATGTCGCGTCGATGCGGTGGGGTTGGGCGCAGTGCGGCGTCTCCCTCAACGGCCGTGGGACCGTTCCACGACGCTCCCACGGAGGCATCGCCAC
It contains:
- a CDS encoding VOC family protein, which gives rise to MAAESEGTPCWADATFGDFPAAKRFYGELLGWTYGDARPEFGNYTQAYVDGKAVAALMPPVPGHDLPAAWTLYLASPDAAATAAKIREHGGEVLVGPMRVGEFGTMVLARDPGGTAFGVWQAGSHEGFGARAVPGAYTWAEVFTREPEKADTFFRAVFGYGVKRMEDDAIDFTLYDLGADPVLGRMKMTEDFPPEVPPYLNLYFTVADCDAAVEKAQELGAQLRFGPLTIPFGRFASLTDPQGAPFSLIDNKTTGGELPKISDVS
- a CDS encoding MFS transporter, giving the protein MTESLTETTDEADEPVPRSRIFADLTPLRTSPDYRRLWFGNTVSWVGQGMTALAVSLQVYELTGSAFSVGLIGFCSLVPLVVFGLYGGAIADTVDRRKLGLVSAFGSFVLSVGLVAVTVAGVERVGPLYAVVALQAVCFALNSPARSSMIARLLPAEQLPAANALNSMTSTTGALVGPMLGGLIVGWWGYRAAYGIDAVTFTASLYAMWRLPAMLPERGAESAAAGKRPSVMDGLRFLGTRPNLRMTFFTDMCAMVLANPRALFPVVAVLWYGGDAKTTGLLVAAPALGALLGGVFSGWLGRIRRHGLAVLLAVASWGTAVAVFGLTRQLWLGLIFLALAGAADTTSMVFRNTMLQAAVPDEMRGRLQGVFVVVVAGGPRLGDFLAGSVADLASPGLAVTGGGIACVVAVGLLALRWPRFARYDARHPEA
- a CDS encoding HSP90 family protein; protein product: MTLPDAAATPADADRTFQVDLRGLVDLLSHHLYSSPRVYLRELLQNAVDALTARRGLEPGAPADVFGIRLYADGSVVRVEDDGVGLTEADVHTFLATIGRSSKRADRIAEQRGDFIGQFGIGLLSCFLVADEIHVLSRSARTPDARAVEWRGRGDGSYTVRTLPASARPRPGTTVTLTPRADTGEWTRPAQVHALARHFGSLLRHPVTFDDGTGGAGGAGGPGGAAGTGGPGASVNPESAPWARTYPTPGARSRALAAYGEGVFGFKPLDTIELDLPAVGLKGIACVLPEAVPAGRRHGHRVHVKGMLLSERAEEILPEWAFFVRCVVDAESLRPTASREALYEDDTLAAVRDALAERLRAWIARAAASDPDLLARFLQAHHLAVKSLAVHDDEILRMLLPWLPFETTDGHTTLDEFARTHRTVLVTSSVEEFRQVAAIASAAGLGVVNGGYTYDRELVHRLPEIRSEVSVADLDPATLTAHLDPVDRETELAATAYLARARDALAVFDCDVALRTFQPASAPALLVDSREARHERTRSQLAREQEGGLWGDILGALRQEAPRAQLILNQLNPLVRTAVAIDEPELARTSAEALYGQAALLSRRPLRPAESSLINRSFLDLLAHALRKDS
- a CDS encoding glycoside hydrolase domain-containing protein, with translation MAATAWPAQKTYTGRAFDACTAPSLSAMKAWHTGFYGAAAVYIGGKNRGCAQPNLTNSWVKSVNATGWKLIPLYVGAQPPCQKSTNPERFTPSTAASVGADNAKDAVAKASALGMKAGSPIYLNMESYDITDKACNEATLTYVRSFTKTLRNATYRGGLYGFSSSSAKAVATATNKTDLPGNLWYALWDKKNTTTTDWPWNPTQYTDHSRGYQYMVNSKETRGGYTINVDRNAWDAPVAIIG
- a CDS encoding PIN domain nuclease, whose product is MITYLLDTSALWYLFRTPGALRSWEGHIAAGVFHICEPTRAEFLYSATSPAHRDELAEEMDDLCHLSPVPKNAWRWVETAQYKLTQRAQHRAAGAIDLLVCATAVHHGHTVLHVDNDFATVAAVLKEVQQRDARA
- a CDS encoding type II toxin-antitoxin system VapB family antitoxin gives rise to the protein MSVTQVDLDDEALAEAMRLMGVSTKKETVNGALRDYVARIKRLEAAEKLAARGERGEFEAAATAHAAAKRARRAAFE